The Streptomyces tendae DNA segment TGCCCCGGTTTCCCCGGGCTGTCCGGTCCGCTGGTGGCCTGCCGGATGGCGTCCGCGAGGCCGGCCTTGGTCATGCTGAACCGCGTGAGCCGGTCCATCCACTCGCGCAGCGCCCGGTCGGGCTCCCGGCTGCCGAGCAACTGGTCCGCGCTGTCGGCGACCTGCTGCATCTCGTACCGGTAGAGCTCCAGGACCAGCGCCTCCCGGCTGGGGAAGTTCCGGTAGAACGTGCCCTGCCCGACGCACGCCTTCTTGGCGATCACGCTCAGCGGGGTGTCCGCGTCACGCGTCAGCTCGGTCACCGCCACGGCGAGGATGCGCTCGCGGTTGCGCTGGGCGTCCGCCCGCTGGGGTGTCTCCGTGCTCCGGGACGCGTCCTTGTGCTCGCCCACCGGTCCTCCTCCCGGGTCGTGACCGAAACCCGTCCTTGATAAGCGGACAGCTGTCCACTACGTTTCTGCGGTACCGGACAGCTGTCCGGTACCGGTCCATCGTATCGGCGTACCCGGACGGCACGGGAGCCCTCCCGCATGCCCCGTACGACCGGTGCGCCCCCGCACACGTCACACGATCCCGCGGACCGCACGCCTCGCACAGCGCCACGACCACCGTTCTCCGTGAGTTCCGTGAAGGAAGGCCGTTCCATGACGCTCTCGACGTCCAGCACCGTCACCTTGAACATCAACGGCGAGAAACACACGCTGTCCGTCGACCACCGAACCACCCTGCTCGACGCCCTGCGCGAGCGCCTCGACCTCACCGGCACCAAGAAGGGCTGCGACCACGGACAGTGCGGGGCCTGCACGGTCCTCGTCGACGGCCGCCGCACCGTCGCCTGCCTCCAGCTGGCCGTCGCCTCCGAGGATCGCGAAATCACCACCGTCGAGGGGGTCGCCGACGGGGACACCCTGCACCCGGTGCAGCAGGCCTTCCTCGACCTGGACGGCTTCCAGTGCGGCTACTGCACCCCCGGACAGATCTGTTCCGCCGTCGCCGTCATCGAGGAGCACGCCGCCGGCTGGCCCAGCGCCGTCACCGAGGACGTCGGCTCCGAGGCCGCCCCGCCGCCCCTCACCGCGGAGGAGATCAAGGAGCGCATGAGCGGCAACCTCTGCCGCTGCGGCGCCTACGGACAGATCGCCCAGGCGGTCGCCCGCGCCGCCGCCGGGGCGTCCGCACAGCACACCACCGAGGAGACCGCCGCATGAAGGAGTTCGACTACCGGCGCGCCGACGACGTCACCGGCGCGGTCGCCCTGCTCGACGCCGACCCGGACGCCCGCTACCTCGGCGGCGGGACCAACCTCGTCGACCTGATGAAGAACGGCGTCGAGTCCCCGGTCCGGCTCGTCGACGTACGCTCCCTCCCGCTCGACCGGATCGAGGCCGGCGACGACGGCGCGGTGCGCATCGGCGCCACCGTCACCAACGCCGACCTCGCCGCGCACCCCCTGATCCGCGACCGCTACCCGGCGCTCACCCAGGCCGTGCTGGCCGGCGCCTCCGGCCAGCTGCGCAACATGGCCACCGTCGGCGGCAACCTGCTCCAGCGCACCCGCTGCGGCTACTTCACCGACATCACCCGGCCGTGCAACAAGCGTTCCCCCGGCAGCGGCTGCCCCGCCGTCGAGGGCGAGCACCACAACCACGCCGTCCTCGGTGCGTCCGAGCACTGCGTGGCCGTCCACCCCTCCGACATGGGCGTCGCGCTCACCGCCTTCGACGCGGTCGTCTCCTGGCAGACCGCCGAGGGCCCCGGTGAGGCCCCGCTGACCGACTTCTACCTGCCGGTCGGCGACACCCCGCACCGCGAGACCGTCCTGCCGCCCGGCGCGCTCATCACCCACGTCACCCTGCCACCCGCCCGGGTCGCCGCCCGCTCCCGCTACCGCAAGGTCCGCGAACGCGCCTCGTACGCCTTCGCCATCGGCTCGGTCGCCGGCGCACTCGACGTGGCGGACGGCGTGATCTGCGACGCCCGGCTCGCCCTCGGCGCGGTCGCCTCCCGGCCCTGGCGGGCCCGGCTCGCCGAACGGATCCTCGTCGGCGCCCCGGCCACCGCCGAGTACTTCGCCGCCGCCGCCGACGCCGAACTCGCCGCGGCCCGGCCCCTGCCCCACAACGGCTACAAGGTGACCCTCCTGCG contains these protein-coding regions:
- a CDS encoding 2Fe-2S iron-sulfur cluster-binding protein, with protein sequence MTLSTSSTVTLNINGEKHTLSVDHRTTLLDALRERLDLTGTKKGCDHGQCGACTVLVDGRRTVACLQLAVASEDREITTVEGVADGDTLHPVQQAFLDLDGFQCGYCTPGQICSAVAVIEEHAAGWPSAVTEDVGSEAAPPPLTAEEIKERMSGNLCRCGAYGQIAQAVARAAAGASAQHTTEETAA
- a CDS encoding FAD binding domain-containing protein, with the protein product MKEFDYRRADDVTGAVALLDADPDARYLGGGTNLVDLMKNGVESPVRLVDVRSLPLDRIEAGDDGAVRIGATVTNADLAAHPLIRDRYPALTQAVLAGASGQLRNMATVGGNLLQRTRCGYFTDITRPCNKRSPGSGCPAVEGEHHNHAVLGASEHCVAVHPSDMGVALTAFDAVVSWQTAEGPGEAPLTDFYLPVGDTPHRETVLPPGALITHVTLPPARVAARSRYRKVRERASYAFAIGSVAGALDVADGVICDARLALGAVASRPWRARLAERILVGAPATAEYFAAAADAELAAARPLPHNGYKVTLLRNLVVAVLTELAEEADR
- a CDS encoding TetR/AcrR family transcriptional regulator, translated to MGEHKDASRSTETPQRADAQRNRERILAVAVTELTRDADTPLSVIAKKACVGQGTFYRNFPSREALVLELYRYEMQQVADSADQLLGSREPDRALREWMDRLTRFSMTKAGLADAIRQATSGPDSPGKPGHGSLIEAADRLLRACDGAGVIRPGVTADDLILAIGGLWQLDPAGDWQPRATRLLDLVMDGLRVGAPGREEGGGPAS